The genome window TAGCGACAACGACAACATTCCTGATGCAGATGATAAGTGTGCTAACACACCTATGACTGATGCAGTTGATGGCACTGGTTGTACTTTATATGAAGATAAAGAAGTAACTGTAAGCTTATTAGTGACTTTCCCTAACAATGCTTCAGCAGTATCTACTCAGTACTTAAACGATATTGAAAAAGTATCTGCATTCTTAAAAGAGTACCCAGATACAACAGTACTTTTAGAAGGTCACACTTCTTCTGTAGGTAAAGCAACTTACAACAAATGGTTATCTAAAAAACGTGCTGATGCAGTAGCTAAGCAATTAGTTTCTGATGGCATTGCTAAAGACCGTATTACTACAGTTGGTTTAGGTGAAGAGCGTCTTAAAAATGATGCAAACACTAAAGCTGCAAACGCAGAAAACCGTCGTGTAGAAGCGCATATCAAAACTATCAAAAACGTTAAAGTTTTACGTTAATTAAATAGTTTGTAATAAAAACCCAGCCAAGTGCTGGGTTTTTTTATGCCTGTAATAAATTAATATTGGTTAATGGTAATGATTCTTACTTAACAAGTATTCATGAAAATAGTTTTTACTACAACCACTATTCATAGTATTTATAATCGGTATAATCAGTTGCGTAACTGGATGGATTTTCATCTATCCATAAAAGCTTTATAATTACGCGTTAGAATACTATAAGTATTGGGTAACTTATTTGCGCTTGAAGCGCTACCGGATACTTTCACGTCACCAAGAGGGCAATATTGTGCTACAAGAATATCGTAAACACGTAGAAGAACGTGCCGCGTTAGGTATCGTACCAGCGCCATTAGATGCTCAGCAAACTGCTGATCTTATTGAATTAATCAAAACTCCACCAGCAGGTGAAGAAGAATTCATTTTAGATTTGTTCATTCAGCGTATACCAGCAGGTGTTGATGATGCTGCTTATATTAAAGCGGGCTTCTTAGCAGCTGTAGCTAAAGGTGAAACTAATTCTCCACTTGTTTCTAAAGAAAAAGCGGCAGAATTATTAGGTACAATGTTGGGCGGTTACAATATCGCACCAATGATTGACCTACTTGATGACGAAACACTTGCACCAATCGTAGTTAAAGGCCTTTCAAATACATTACTTATGTTTGATGCGTTCTACGATGTAGAAGAAAAAGCAAAAGCAGGTAATACATTCGCTAAGCAAATTATTGAGTCTTGGGCAAATGCAGAATGGTTTACTAATAAGCCAGCTGTTGCTGAAAAGATCTCAGTTACTGTATTCAAAGTAACTGGCGAAACAAATACTGATGACTTGTCTCCTGCACCAGATGCATGGTCTCGTCCAGATATCCCACTTCATGCTTTAGCAATGCTAAAAATTGAACGCGATGGTATTACACCTGATAAAGCGGGCGAAGTTGGTCCAATTACTCAGATTGAAGAATTAAAAACTAAAGGTTTACCACTTGCTTACGTAGGTGATGTTGTTGGTACGGGTTCTTCTCGTAAGTCTGCAACTAACTCTGTACTTTGGTTTATGGGCGATGATATCCCATTCGTACCAAACAAGCGTGTTGGCGGTGTATGTCTAGGTAATAAAATTGCTCCAATCTTCTTCAACACAATGGAAGATTCAGGCGCATTACCAATCGAATTAAATGTTGATGAACTCAACATGGGCGAGCAAATCGACATTTATCCGTACGAAGGTGTTGTTAAGCAACATGGTACTGATAAAGTGATTTCTACTTTTGAGCTTAAATCTGATGTGATTTTAGATGAAGTTCGTGCTGGTGGTCGTATTCCACTAATTATCGGTCGTGGTTTAACTGATAAAGCGCGTACATCTCTTGGCTTAGGTGCAACTGATACATTTAAAGTACCAACAGCAACAGAAGTTTCTGATAAAGGCTTCACACTAGCGCAAAAAATGGTTGGTAAAGCATGTAACGTTGCAGGTATTCGCCCAGGTCAGTACTGTGAGCCTAAAATGACAACTGTTGGTTCGCAAGATACAACAGGTCCTATGACACGTGATGAACTTAAAGATCTAGCATGTTTAGGTTTCTCTGCAGATTTAACAATGCAGTCATTCTGTCATACATCAGCTTATCCTAAGCCTATCGATGTAAGCACTCACCATACGCTTCCTGATTTCATCATGAACCGTGGCGGTGTTTCACTTCGTCCAGGTGATGGTATTATTCACTCGTGGTTAAACCGTATGTTATTACCAGATACCGTAGGTACTGGTGGTGATTCACATACACGTTTCCCATTAGGTATTTCATTCCCAGCAGGTTCGGGTGCAGTAGCATTCGCAGCAGCAACTGGTGTTATGCCACTTGATATGCCTGAATCTATTTTGGTTCGTTTTAAAGGCGAAATGCAACCAGGCATCACTTTACGTGACCTTGTTCATGCAATCCCTTACTACGGTATCAAACAAGGTTTATTAACAGTTGAGAAAAAAGGTAAAATTAACGAATTCTCTGGTCGCGTACTAGAAATTGAAGGCGTTGAGCACCTAACTGTTGAGCAAGCGTTTGAATTATCAGATGCATCTGCAGAGCGTTCGGCAGCAGGTTGTACTGTTAAGTTATCTAAAGAGTCTATCTCTGAATACCTTGAGTCAAACATTGTTATGCTTAAGTGGATGATTTCTGAAGGTTACGGCGATGTACGTACGATTGAACGTCGTATTACTGCAATGCAAGATTGGTTAGCTAACCCAGAACTAATGGAAGCTGACGCTGATGCAGAGTACAAGCATATCGTTGAAATTGATTTAGCTGAGATTAAAGAACCTGTTCTTTGTGCTCCAAATGACCCAGATGATGCGCGTCTTCTTTCTGATGTTGCTGGCGAGAAAATTGATGAAGTATTCATCGGTTCTTGTATGACTAACATTGGTCACTTCCGTGCTGCTGGTAAGTTGCTTGATGGCTTTAAAGGTCAACTTCCGACTCAGCTTTGGGTTGCTCCACCTACTAAGATGGACAAAGACCAACTTACAGAAGAAGGTTACTATGGTATTTTTGGTCGTGTTGGCGCACGTATCGAAACTCCAGGTTGTTCACTATGTATGGGTAACCAAGCACGTGTTGCAGATAAAGCAACGGTTGTGTCTACCTCTACACGTAACTTCCCTAACCGTTTAGGTAATGGCGCAAACGTATTCTTAGCATCATCTGAGCTTGCTGCAATTGCTGCAATCATTGGTAAATTACCAACAGTTGCTGAGTACCAAGAGTATGCTGCGAAGATCAATGCAACGGCTTCAGATACATACCGTTACTTGAACTTCCACCGTATGCCTGCTTACACTAAAAAAGCAGACAACGTGATTATTCAACAAGCTGTATAATTTTTAGAGTTTGTTTAAAAACCCGCTTAGGCGGGTTTTTTATTGGCTAAAATAAATATTAGATAGTTCATGCTTCTTTTTTTATATTATTGTATTAAATCTAGTCTTAAGTTGCTTTTAAAGTAAGTAATCGCGCAAAAAATCCTATCAAAATGCATTAAAATCCTCATCAATATTCTCATTATTTTAGGCGAGATTTTATGACAGCATTAAACAACCAGAATTTACTGCAACTACGTTTTGTTAACCAAGCAAATATTGATTTGGTTAAGCCTTCTTTTGATAACCTGCCTGCAAATCCTTATGCAGATGGCGCCTTTCGTAAACGTCGTTACTCAGTAGTCAAAATGCAAGATGGTGAAATAAAGCTACAGCAAGCCAAAGCATTTGTTCAAGACGATTCAATTAATACTTTTCAAGGTAATGTAGAGCGTACTTACGAAAACCTAGAGCAAAGTTTACTTGAGTCAGAAGGCATGAAAAGCATTGTAAATGAGTTTCGCCAACTTACGGGTATTGATGAGCAGCGTGATATTGAAATTCATCAGTTCCGTATGCTTGCTATTAACAGTGATACGCCAGCAGCGCCAGAAGGCGTACATCAAGATGGTTTTGATCATGTATGTATATGCGGCGTTTCTCACGAGAACTTAGAAGGCGGCGAGCTACTTGTATACGAAAACAAGCAAGCTGAGCCTTGTTTTAAAATGGAAATAAAAGACGGCATGTTTGCATTAATAAATGACCGTCAAGTGTGGCACAACGCAACACCTATGAACAAAATTGATGCTAGCAAACCAGGTTACCTGGATTGTTTTGTATTAACGTCTTAAGGAATAAGCATGAACATAACGCAATTACGTGAGCAGTTTCCTGCATTAATGCAAAACGTTGATGGTAAATCGCCAATATTTTTAGACGGACCAGGTGGCTCGCAGGTACCAACATCGGTGCTTAATGCGATGACAGCTTACTTAGGTCATTATAATTCGAACTTAGGTGGTGCGTTTTTTTCAAGTGATAAAACGGTTGAGTTGATGGCGAATGCGCGTCAAGCCGCCGCTGATTTACTTAATGCACCTAGCTCACAACAAATTGTGTTTGGTCCAAACATGACCAGCCTAACATTTAGCTTTAGCCGTGCAATTTCACGTGACTGGCAGGCTGGCGATGAAATAATTGTAACCAATGCCGATCATTTCTCAAATGTATCGTCGTGGCAACAAGCCGCAGAAGATAAAGACGTAAAGGTAAATACAGCGCTTATTAATGAAGCTGATTGCAGCTTAGATATGGCGCAATTTGAAAGCCTATTAAACAGTAATACTAAGCTCGTAGCGGTAACGTATGCGTCAAATACCACAGGTTCAATTAACAATATTAAACGTATTGTTGAGCTTGCTCACGCTGTAGGCGCACTTGTTTATGTTGATGCAGTACATTACGCACCACACGAGCTTGTTGACGTGCAAGC of Pseudoalteromonas arctica A 37-1-2 contains these proteins:
- a CDS encoding 2OG-Fe dioxygenase family protein, producing the protein MTALNNQNLLQLRFVNQANIDLVKPSFDNLPANPYADGAFRKRRYSVVKMQDGEIKLQQAKAFVQDDSINTFQGNVERTYENLEQSLLESEGMKSIVNEFRQLTGIDEQRDIEIHQFRMLAINSDTPAAPEGVHQDGFDHVCICGVSHENLEGGELLVYENKQAEPCFKMEIKDGMFALINDRQVWHNATPMNKIDASKPGYLDCFVLTS
- the acnB gene encoding bifunctional aconitate hydratase 2/2-methylisocitrate dehydratase, translating into MLQEYRKHVEERAALGIVPAPLDAQQTADLIELIKTPPAGEEEFILDLFIQRIPAGVDDAAYIKAGFLAAVAKGETNSPLVSKEKAAELLGTMLGGYNIAPMIDLLDDETLAPIVVKGLSNTLLMFDAFYDVEEKAKAGNTFAKQIIESWANAEWFTNKPAVAEKISVTVFKVTGETNTDDLSPAPDAWSRPDIPLHALAMLKIERDGITPDKAGEVGPITQIEELKTKGLPLAYVGDVVGTGSSRKSATNSVLWFMGDDIPFVPNKRVGGVCLGNKIAPIFFNTMEDSGALPIELNVDELNMGEQIDIYPYEGVVKQHGTDKVISTFELKSDVILDEVRAGGRIPLIIGRGLTDKARTSLGLGATDTFKVPTATEVSDKGFTLAQKMVGKACNVAGIRPGQYCEPKMTTVGSQDTTGPMTRDELKDLACLGFSADLTMQSFCHTSAYPKPIDVSTHHTLPDFIMNRGGVSLRPGDGIIHSWLNRMLLPDTVGTGGDSHTRFPLGISFPAGSGAVAFAAATGVMPLDMPESILVRFKGEMQPGITLRDLVHAIPYYGIKQGLLTVEKKGKINEFSGRVLEIEGVEHLTVEQAFELSDASAERSAAGCTVKLSKESISEYLESNIVMLKWMISEGYGDVRTIERRITAMQDWLANPELMEADADAEYKHIVEIDLAEIKEPVLCAPNDPDDARLLSDVAGEKIDEVFIGSCMTNIGHFRAAGKLLDGFKGQLPTQLWVAPPTKMDKDQLTEEGYYGIFGRVGARIETPGCSLCMGNQARVADKATVVSTSTRNFPNRLGNGANVFLASSELAAIAAIIGKLPTVAEYQEYAAKINATASDTYRYLNFHRMPAYTKKADNVIIQQAV
- a CDS encoding cysteine desulfurase-like protein, which encodes MNITQLREQFPALMQNVDGKSPIFLDGPGGSQVPTSVLNAMTAYLGHYNSNLGGAFFSSDKTVELMANARQAAADLLNAPSSQQIVFGPNMTSLTFSFSRAISRDWQAGDEIIVTNADHFSNVSSWQQAAEDKDVKVNTALINEADCSLDMAQFESLLNSNTKLVAVTYASNTTGSINNIKRIVELAHAVGALVYVDAVHYAPHELVDVQALDCDFLACSAYKFFGPHLGMVYGKKEHLDGFTPYKVEPAKDVAPGRWETGTQSFEAMAGFIAAVDYIAAISELDDSHSRREKLSIAFAKTKQHEMALSEHFLTRLVNYPRIKLFGIDDFDRLNERTPTFALIFEGLEPRAVSEFLGKQHICVWDGNFYAQGLCKQLDVLDKGGVVRIGCMHYNTIEELDQLFNLFDELLG